The region TTGTGACAAGGATCTATCAGTTGTTAAGTCATCCATCTGTTGGATAAGAAAGACACCATAAAAAGTTATCTACTTGACATTCTAGTTAAActcaaaatgtttgaaatcaaACATATCATGTTATTACGTGAATGATTGGTtggtaaatgaaaacaaacagtttAGGAATTCTCACATAGTGCATTTAAATCCAAGCAGAGTTAATCAATAAGAGCTTCTACTGCTAGTCCTCCCTGTACCCTGCCTCATACAATATGAATCATTCATGCTGGAGCTCAACTGAATTGCTTAGACTGTTACATATGTAAGTGAGCAAAACAAAGCCACAAGATTTAGTGCATGTACTAAAAATTGATGCACATCCTTTAATAATATTGATCGTCTTAGAGAAATCATAACCATGAGAGGTGTTAAAGGCATCATAATAAGAAGCTTACCCTTTCTTGACTACTGGCTAAGAAATCATCGTCTGCTGAGAGTTCCTCTGGTATTTCTTCGCTGATACTATTTTCCATGGACTCACCTCTGCTTTTATGACTTCGTCCTTCTTGGCTAGGACTACCCGGTGAACTGCTGCTCAAAAGGAAAATATCCAATGGAGTTATACATGAGCCCAGAATCTATGATTAAATACTTGTAAAATATTCAATGAAGCTAAATACACTACCTCTCTGTTGAAAGTTGATATTCTTCGTCATATACACACAGAATGCACACATATGATGGTCAAACTGTttgaaactgtttcaatttagaAAGCTGAGTGGCTTGAACCTAAGTTGACCAATTACTTAACGATAGCACATGGTTACTAACAGGGACCAATTGCTTCTTGCATATGTGGATTTCAAAATAATCTACAAAACTATCCTTGTCTTTTACCTTTGGAAATCATCTTCATAGTCATCCCCGTCGTCTTGAGACTGAGATTTCTTTCCATTACCATCTCCAGGCGTTCTCTGTTCTTCTGATTTATTCTTTGGTTCATCAAAGTTAAGGCGAGAAATTTTACTGTCCATTTCAGATAAGTCTTTCCAGTCTGGACTCTTGGCTATTAAGTGATTGAATTAAAATGAGAGTTATCTGGCCTTACAGCAATATCGGTACCATAATCActgaaaattaattaataaaatattttattcaatgactagatctataaatatattactTGTAAAAAGTAGAACAGGTGGAATTGTGATGAGTAGCTGGTGATATGCATAAATACAAAAGGGGTTATCTGTACAAGGGCACAAATTTTAGGCTCATGACCCAGAATCTGCCACAAGACTGAGCCACGACCCACCAGGACCCTCACCTTACTAACCATTATCAGAGCGCATGACAGCTAGCTTGTAATATAATCTTGATGTTGAAACAAATAACAATTGATCTTCCTCAGCAAGCTACGAAAACTGCAGATATTATTCAGACATTTGGAAAATCCTGAAAGCCCCCAAACTATTTTATGGCCCACTTTTGGAGAACGAAATATTTTGTGGACCATTATGATAAGGTCCACATGTAAATTCCCAGTTGACCTGAGTAGCATGTACTAACTCCCAATCCAAAAGTTGCAACGGATAGATTTACACGTCAATTACTATCTGTAACAGGACAGGATGAATTGTCAAGAGTAGTTGGTGCTATTCATAAATCAGCGACTATGTGTACTAACTACTAAAGCATTGCATGTTAAGTCAAATGAAGCACCAGGCATATACTATATTCAAAATCCAAATGTGGGAAACCTTTCTTTTTTGGTATTACTGCTAAAATGAACCAGTCTATTTAACTTATGTTATATGACAACTCACTACCTGTACTGAAGGCTATTAAGAAAAGAATGTCTTGGAAAGAAAGAAGACCAAATTAGACAGCTGTACTTCACTATAATTGAGAGGCAAAAGAGTAAAGTCTGACCTTGCTTGCCAGTGATTGGTGGTGATCCAAGTAGTGATCCAGGTGGACCAAACAAAGAGGGTGCATCTGACAAAGAGCTAAGACCCCCTCCACCCTTTGAAGGACTCCTTGGAGGTGAAGACACCGGAGCTTTCCTTCTGAAAAGAAaggaacaagaaagaaagacataATTGATAGGTTAGTTTACACACAGCAAGCTTATATATCCTGTCatgaatttaaatatttagcTGCCAAATGTCCAACATGTATTCCCTCCAACAACTTACATCTGTTATTACAGCTGTTATTACACCAAAGTCTCTTTGTGAAAGGTTACAATCAAACTGTGAACAGCAAACAATGACATCATATATGAAACTAAAGTAAACAGTTGCAACCAGAGGGTACTTGAACTTCATTCTGCTCTGTATTAACAGATCTCTCTTCATctgataaattaaataaaacttgTTATTTCTTTAAACATTGATTCTCTTCTATTATATTTTCATGAGTTGCAATGTTTTGTCTCTCACTATTCCAATAACATAATTAATGTTGCCTCCATTAGGCAACAAGTTACCACAAGTGGACCACATGGTAGAGTATCATTCTAAGTATAATAAATAACTGACAGTTACATACATTCAAATGAACAAAATGATTTCTACGGAGAAATGAACAAAGGAACAAAAGATCACAGATCAGTATCAAgactttcaaatgatatgttcaAAGATTTTAACATACTACTATCCTTCTTTGTTTTTGATCTTCTTAAGTTTCACAATATtggaacaaaaatatatgtgaCAAAGCTCATATTGGTATCAATTAGTCTTGATGAGAACAAAGTGTGTTAACCCATCGATTTCAAGAGCTacttcattcccccccccccctcccatttttCTTATACCTAAGACCTGTAGACTTACCCAAGTCTGAGTCCTGTTCCAGAGCCAACAAAAGGATCATCAAAGAAATCATCTCTTTCCTCTGAACTGGATCTACTTCTTGACTGTGGAAGTGAGCTCTGGTTTTGATTTTTATTAGCAGATGAAGTTTTCTCTAAGTTTGTGGAACCATTAACCTTTGGCCCTTTCATGTCACTCTGCAATAATGATCATCAGTGAAAAGAACTGCTCTAGGAGGAGTTGAACAATGCAACACAATCAAATATGGAGAATATTTCCTGCTTTTAAGTTATTTTCAACTTGAGTTGACAATTGAGACATCGAAAAGGTAGATGACATAGAGCAGTAATCATATCAGAATAGTATTTGGTTCAAACCTATGAAAGTGATTTACTTGAGCATAGAATCTTTAAGACTAGAGAAGTAAACTGAACAACactttataaatattttcagaaaCATTGATAATACAGGCCAGTCGATACCTTCCAAGCAGTTTAAACCTGCACACTTAAGATTCAACTTCAAACATTATTTACACTCTTCCAAAAAGTTATCAGGGGAATCAAGTCATATTCAAATTTTTCTTTGAACTTACCTATGAAAACTGTTAGAGACCACAGTAATTCAGGTTTGATAGTcgatactttttttttggttaaagagCAACGAATCTAGGCTGAACAATTGATTGTGTAGCATTTTATCTTACCTGAGCAGATCCTATGGCAGGTGTCCTCTGAGCTACCGGAACCATGTCACCCGCATGGTGTGCTATGACTCCTCGACATAAGATAAACAACCTCTTGTACATCCCAAGGAACTCATCAAACTCAATACCtagaaaacaaacatattgATCAACATTGCTTGCATAGTTTACAACTAACTAACAAAGACCAGCAAAATCTGCAAGCTTCCAACCAAAGCTTATTGATCCAACTCACAGCTACATTACTTGCAACAAAGCTCATCGATCTAACTCACAGCTACATTACTTGAACCATAGCTACACAGCTACATTACTTGCAACCTAAACTCATTGATCAAACTCACAGCTAAATTACTTGCAACCAAAGCTCATTTATCTAACTCACAGCTACATTACTTGAACCATAGCTACACAGCTACATTACCTGCAACCTAAACTCATTGATCCAACTCACAGCTACATTACTTGAAACCAAAGCTATCTAACTCACAGCTACATTACTTGAACCATAGCTACACAGCTACATTACTTGCAACCTAAACTCATTTATCTAACTCACAGCTACATTACTTGAACCATAGCTACACAGCTACATTACTTGCAACCTAAACTCATTGATCCAACTCACAGCTACATTACTTGACACCAAAGCTATCTAACTCACAGCTACATTACTTGAACCATAGCTACACAGCTACATTACTTGCAACCTAAACTCATTTATCTAACTCACAGCTACATTACTTGAACCATAGCTACACAGCTACATTACTTGCAACCTAAACTCATTGATCCAACTCACAGCTACATTACTTGAAACCAAAGCTTATTGATCCAACTCACAGCTACACTACTTGCAACAAAAGCTCATTGATCCAACTCACAGCTACATTACTTTCAACATAAACTCATTGATCCAACTCACAGCAACATTACTTGCAACCTAAACTCATTGATCCAACTCACAGCTACATAACTTGCAACCAAAGCTCATTGATCCAACTCACAGATACATTACTTGAAACCAAAGCTTATTGATCCAACTCACAGCTACATTACTTGCAACCAAAGCTCATTGATCTAACTCACAGCTAATAAACTTTCAACCTAAACTCATCAATCCAACTCACAGCTACATTACTTGCAACAATAGCTCATCGATGTAACTCACAGCTGCATTACTTGCAACCAAAGCTCATTGATCCAACTCACAGATACATTACTTGAAACCAAAGCTTATTGATCCAACTCACAGCTACATTACTTGCAACCAAAGCTCATTGATCCAACTCACAGCTAATAAACTTTCAACCTAAACTCATTGATCCAACTCACAGCTACATTACTTGCAACCTAAACTCATTGATCCAACTCACAGCTACATTACTTGCAACCAAAGCTCATTGATCCAACTCACAGCTACATAGCCTGCAACCAACTTCAGGCAAAATTCGTAAGTCTGATGTCACACTGAGTTTGGTTATTTCATCATCAGTGTCATCATTAAAACCATATCTTCCATATGTTAATAAGAAGCTCCTTGAGTAAGCTGTTGCTTACTTCAAGCTTCTCTTCAAACATGTTCCAAAGATGATTGCTGCatttcattttactttattgTGGTTACTACATAATCTTCAGTAACAAGTTTCACGTTGTGGTGAAAAGAATACGTTCACTAATATATTAGTATTCATAATTGCAAAACAGAGATTTCAACGTGAAATACTTTAAATCTATAAAGTTATTGCAGATAATGTGAGCCTTAGCAAGCCTCTATACACAGGTTTGCAACATTATTTGTGCAGCAAAGAAGTAAAACTCCCACCACTGCTGAAGTCACTATCACCAGCAGAAAACTCATCGTTGACGTATCTCTCCAGCATGTTTCTATTGGAGAAAAAATATTGCATTAATAATAAATCAAAGTTACAGTTTACCATGGTTATCTAATGGATAATTTTACATTTCTTCAAGTACGTTAACTAATCTTATCCCACCTTGCTAACATTTCTTAATAATGGTGAAATCAGTTGCATGCTACTTCTCTGTGCAATAAAAAATGTCGCAGTGATATTGATTCTGATCTATCATACGAGACTGGATTACATGTCTTGAAAACTGAAAgttataattaattttttattcttcagtGACAAGAATCACATATTATTCTAACACCAAGAAAGTACATGAACTTATTGCATATTATGTGTATTTACTATACTCAAACATATCATTCAGTCTTATATGATTTCATACAACTACCAATTTTACTTACTTATGAAAGTGGGGGAACATGTCCATAAATAAATTACGAAGTTCGTTTTTGTCTATAGCACCAGATTTATCCTGTTAAAAAAAGAAATCTTGTTTTAAAACTTACAGCATCGAACAAGTCTTAATAATGGACATATGCAGGGCTCCCTTGCTGTTTGCCGAGTAGCCCCTGCAAAAGACAGCAAAAGTTTGCAAGCCCTTCATGCTTTGCCTTTGGAGCCCTGTACATTGTGAGTAGTACACTCAGTTACACTAAAGGGTAACCTAAATATCTTTGGGAGATTTAGTTTGATCAATCTCAGGTGCGTAGGGAGGAATTTGCCAAGAAAAGGGcaaagcttgtaggcaaactatctaagcgtagcgccaccatgagttggcgcaaagcgtaccccaaaaattggccgaaatgcctcccagatcgctggatatggcacttcccaggccttgtaaattgcatctagccattttttttttggaaattactagtgatatcataaaaaataccaaaaatataCTCATGGGGGGGCAGTcgcccccttcacccccccctcccttggctacgggCCTGATCCATCCTTTGCAATGCAGTAGCCTGATTAGGcgaaaaatacatacatatcattGAGATCGTTCTTTATTCTTCCTTCGCAAGGACTTTGCTCTTCGACGTTCTTTTTACTTAACTTTTTAAGTCAGTGGGACTTCTCCATTGAGTTAACTGTATGTGAGGGAAATCACACTGACTTTGTTGCGTGAAACTTGACTTGCTCTAGTTGATTTAGGTTCTGGTACCGTTTCATAAATTGTTAATACGAGAACCCCTTCATAGAAATAGTAACCTCCACTTTGGAAATGATATAAGTCAACAATTGGTTGGAAAAAGTAGTGGTGTACATGTCATATGGCACCTACCACGTAAAGAAAGGGGTGATTGATTACTTACATGTACTTACAGGACTTTCAAGGTAAAAGTATTTTTGCGCTGCACGCTGTATGCTGAATATCAACCACATGAGCATTAAACAGTTTTGGCATGTCACTAAAATGATGTAAGAATTGCGTCGACCATAAATGCCGTCAGTGCCCTTCCTCAGATTCAGTTTGCCGTTATGCCCTTCCCATTTGCAGTGATCCCTTCACAATTGGAACCTACCAAGGGCATTTTTGCCATGCCCATTTTGAGGCTTATGTCAAGCCCTGCATATGCATCTTAATTTCTGTAATAATAGCCTATCACTGCTATAAAAGTACACAATGCATGTACCAGGAACTTTAATGCCTTTGCAACGCCATGCAGGCATGTAATTTATTATACAAAGCTTTGCTTGTGTCGGAACAAATTAAGAAGGGAAAGACACTATTTAAAGAGTACTTGGTTTATACAAATCCACTGACTTAAGACTACCACAGGTTTGTGAATATGAACAAACCTTGTCATAATGTTCAAACTTCTGCTTTGCATCCTGAATTTGAGCTGCTGACAAATGCTGAAAAGAGAATTAAGATCATTTGGTGATTTTTCAGTTCACTAAACCTGGAAATATCTTATCGGTGCAGGGAGTGAAGAGGTGCtgattatgtatgtatgtatgtatatgtgatcttcccgcaagcaggaactcgcgaaagaagccatggaggcttgtagactcgcaagctgaccgaagccaatctctcggcacacatccatttaacgtccatgtcgggaagttgttattgaacaacacccttgccagacgacacacattgctgtcggcggggaatcgaaccggggatctcatgactgggagacgccggcgttaaccactaggctatacactccgccccTATGAAGTCAGAAGTGCTATAACTGCAGGAATAGCTTTCAACTGTGTACAGTAACCAGAAATCATGGTTTAATGTTCAGCAAGTCCTCTCATTTACATATTGTGACTTAGCATATGCTGAATATCTTAAGACAAGTTTATTCATCGCTTTTGGTAAGTTTTCAACAAGACTGGATACCTTGAGTTCATAACATTATTACTGAAGCTGAATGGGGATTTGTTGCACATCCTCAGAGCGTTCCACCATGCTAAATAACCTTGTGAAAGTTAGATTCTATATTTATATGGCTTTGAAGACTTTTACATTATGACCACTGCTGAACTGAAATGTTTGAATTCACTTAAAACAACACCAAGTATGACAAAATTTTCCATTTTGATATGCAgtgcttacaaggtttcacTAACAAACACTTGTACAGACAAACTGATACACAATGGCCATTCAAGTACTGTATATAGGCTAGCAGACAATTTTCTGAATGCAGAAAGTCATATTCAAAGCAAAGTTTTATTGTGCATCGAAACAGCAAGAAAAATTACCTCAGGAATCTGCTGACCCTGAtgttaagaaagaagaatgGAAGATAAAATTAATTAAGAGTGTTAATTGAAGAAATTAAggaaacaaattaaacaatttgTGCAACCACAGTAATTAAGTAGGTAACAAAAAGAATGAAAGGTACCAATCGACTCAAAGGCAACAACAAAATCTACAACTATATGAAAGATCTCCTATTGGAGACTCTTTCTATTGACTCACTGCACAATGCCTACAGGTCAAATAGCCTGTCTTATAACAATAGTTTCATCCTGCAAAACAATCTTTCTTAATGCCTAGAAGTGAGCAGATATCTCAGAGTATTACAATCAAAAAGTACAGTGTGGATAGGAGAGTGTTAGTAAGTCATGTAAGTTAGCAAACATTTCTGCAACCACCCTACTAGTCTGAGTAGTAGTTAGCTGTAGTCTGAGTAGTACTAGCTGTAGTCTGAGTAGTACTAGCTGTAGTCTGAGTAGTACTAGCTGTAGTCTGAGTAGTACTAGCTGTAGTCTGAGTAGTGCTAGCTGTAGTCTGAGTAGTGCTAGCTGTAGTCTGAGTAGTACTAGCTGTAGTCTGAGTTGTACTAGCTGTAGTCTGAGTAGTACTAGCTGTAGTCTGAGTAGTACTAGCTGTAGTCTGAGTAGTACTAGCTGTAGTCAGAGTAGTACTAGCTGTAGTCTGAGTAGTACTAGCTATAGTCTGAGTAGTAGTTAGCTGTAGTCTGAGTAGTACTAGCTGTAGTCTGAGTAGTAGTTAGCTGTAGTCTGAGTAGTACTAGCTGTAGTCTGAGTAGTAGTTAGCTGTAGTCTGAGTAGTACTAGCTGTAGTCTGAGTAGTACTAGCTGTAGTCTGAGTAGTACTAGCTGTAGTCTGAGTAGTACTAGCTGTAGTCTGAGTAGTACTAGCTGTAGTCTGAGTAGTAGTTAGCTGTAGTCTGAGTAGTACTAGCTGTAGTCTGAGTAGTACTAGCTGTAGTCTGAGTAGTACTAGCTATAGTCTGAGTAGTAGTTAGCTGTAGTCTGAGTAGTACTAGCTGTAGTCTGAGTAGTAGTTAGCTGTAGTCTGAGTAGTACTAGCTCTGGTCTGTGTCGTACTAGCTGTAGTCTGAGTAGTACTAGAGCTGTAGTCTGAGTAGTACTAGCTGTAGTCTGAGTAGTACTAGCTGTAGTCTGAGTAGTACTAGAGCTGTAGTCTGAGTAGTACTAGGTGTAGTCTGAGTAGTACTAGCTGTAGTCTGAGTAGTTCTGTACTAGCTGTAGTCTGAGTAGTACTAGCTGTAGTCTGAGTAGTACTAGCTGTAGTCCGAGTAGTACTAGCTCCAACCTTACCAGTAAGTTAGTCCCTAGAGACTTTGGTTGTCCCTGCGATTGATTTGTCTTCTCCAACAACTCCAATATTAAAGGTTTCTTCTCTGTGGACTCAGATGATTCCAAATTTAGCCTCTTTCTTAGTTCCGCTCTTTTTTCACACTTGCCCTTCTAAAGAAAAAAAGCATTCCAAAAATAAAATCTAACATGTTGACACAAAAGCTATCAGAATCTTAGATGATAAACCTAAGAGGTCCAGCTACAAATTTCCCATGAAATAAGAATGGCAACATAAGTGTAGTGATGAGTGAATATGGGGTCAAACTAATATCTGACTGCTAGCAACCATGCAATCATATCTAACAAATGCATCATCATATAGAGTTTGAATCTCAAATACATTGTCACACAACATTAAAGGAAGGAGCCAGATCAGAAAAGATCATAACAAAGTTAAAAGCTACAAACCAAATTTGCCTCTGGATTGAACACAGCAGCAGTGAAATCCAGattaaaaaaattcagaaaCTCCAGAACGAGATTTGCAACAGTAAGACCTGAGCAAGATGAACAAGAGAAGAACAAAAAGTACAGCACCAAACAAGAGTAAACTTCATGTAGTATTGATTTTACTTAGCATTATATTTGGGATAATTGAGGGAGAAGCCTTAACTTGCAGTGAACTCATCCCATTTAGTTTATGAATTACATATGTGAGTATGAATAACAATGTGTcgaaattgaatgaaaattttgTGAAAGTGTTTAGAGTATATCTTTTGTCAGTCAAAATACCTTTACCCTTCAAGGTGATAGCAAATCTTTTTACTGAAGCCGTTTACTGAACACCAAGACTGACATTTAACATGTATTACCATCTTTAGACTGAAGAAAGGTTTTCAATTCTTGATTGATGTATGAAGTCTTCTTCTGCTGATGTTGTTGCTCCTCCAAAGCAAGAAACACACTGGCCCGGAGTTCTGCctgaatatattaaaaaaggCAAATGTTCACATACTGTACTATCCAAAATAGAACATGTTATGCAAATAGACTGTCATTAAGTTTATTTCTATAATATAAATAGTACACTAACACACAAACTGTACATAAGGTCAATAAGGTGAATAGAATGAGAAGCAAGACTTTAACAAGCATGTAACAGGGGACTGTTCGGCACAGGGTGACGAACAAACATAGAGTCGTTAATTACTTACTGAATTTGGCGGAAACTTTGTAACGTATTGATACCAAAAAAAAGGTGGTGTTTTTTGTTTGAATATCTACACTTAGAGTGACCATTTTTTCTCCAGAAAATTTGGTCACATGATATTAAATTGCTCCCTGTACTGTACGTTGAAAGAGAAAGGTGGCATTTTGAGGATTGACGGTGGTCCTTTGTTTCAAAGATATGCCCAAGTTTACAATACTTCATCCAGAAACAAATTTTCTGAGATAAAAAAATCCAATCCCAAAAGAAAATGGGACAGAAACTTGAAGTATCTTTATTCATCACTTTAGTATAACAgcaaacaattcaacaatgtaCTGTAGGTTGTCTTTATATGTGAGCAATGAATGTTTGCGGTTGTAAACAATCACAGCTTTATTTGATTCAAGCTGTCTCTAAGATCAGGAGGCTAAAAAGAGACAAATTAAAATTATTGTGAgcctttttcaaatttgaatacATTCCCGGACAGCACAGGTTTTAACCTGTTCCCCATAATAGTCCATCGGGGCAGGCTTGATATCGTTCACTGTcattgcacatatttagtaccaaggtttgaCCACATATTCTGGTGTGTTTTCATATGCTAAAACAATTCTGGATGTTGGATGGTTCTGGAAGTGTTATTTTAAGGGTAAACAGCAGTTTAAGACGGACTCATTCAGTCCGCTTTGCATTATTAGGACTTCTCTGATGCAGCAATTTTTTCAGTAAAGAGCTAATCAAAATACAGGTTGatacagtattttgaattgTCCTGTCGGTCACACTGTGGTTCACCCTTAATTGTTTCACTGGAACTCAACTGACTAATAAGCAATCTGATAAtccatttatttaaatttggtttggtttgttgCAGATGAAAGTGCTGGCCCATCGGCATCAAAGAAAAGGATATTTGCGGTGCTTTCTCTCCAGAGATTTCTCTGGCACAACAAAACTTGTGGAAAATCAGGGCTCAAGTTTTCGAAAGGAAGATTTCTTCCTAAGCCTGTGGCTTTGGGTGTTGGTCATGTTGACAGTGACGAGGAAGTCATATAACTCAGAAAGGATTGTTTGTGTATAACCAAAGCATAACctggttaatgttttgtttatgtttatcattttccatttttgttattcatttgatcttttcctttccttttcttattttggtttattcatttgacaatgaataactTACCTTGGTAGATTGAGGAGTTCCCTAaagtttcccttttttttctaactaCTACAGGGCAACAGTTTGTGGTCTGTGTGACCTTGGTCACTTTTACACAAAGTAATTGTTTTGTGTGGTCCTTGTTTTCTAGGAATACATGTGGTGGCTCCAAGCCTCTATCAATATACAGTTTAATAGCTGTTTTGTTTTGGTAGGAATATTCTTGGTGATGGATGTGTatcttcaaatttatttaaggaAACTGATGAGACCCATTTATAAGTTTATAATTTGAGGTTAAGTAATGTGTTTGGTAATTATTTAGTAACTAAATTGACAGCTGATAGGTCAATGGACCCCAGATACCAGGGAGTGAAGAGCAAGCTGGTCTAGAGCCGTCCAGAAAGCCAACCTACCCTAGAGACGTCCCCCAACACAGAGAACCTGCCCCCGAAGTAACATAAGGAAGCAATTATATTTCGCGACTTTGTATTTGGTTGACCCGCGCCGCGATTGTGTTCTCATTTCGTTAGGACTTTTAAGCATTTTATTTTCCAATAAGTTCAGTGGATTTCTTGTTAGACGTAACAGCTCTGATAAGATCTGTTGTAGTTACCCATTAaatcatttacatatttcttttagttttagtgaccccattgtttttaatacaagaTTCATATGCACAGGAAACCTTCTATTTTTCCTTAATATGTTCATTTTTGTGTGAGCGTTACGCCTTTTCAAGTTGTCCCCAGGATCTCAGAGTTTACCGGCCCTACTCTCATGGAAAGGTGCTACTTGTAATTTTCCCAAAcctaaaattatatatttttgccCTGGTCACTGCGTTTTGACCAGCTACATTTGCGTTAAAAGGTGAGACTCAAGGCAGACTTCAGGAGACAGACAGTGTTTAAAAATGCATTTATTCAAACTATGTTTAAATATCACAacataattttgttgttttcttcgaAAAATAACACTGCCTTAAGAATGCAACAactcttaaaatattctttGGACATTCCTCTATAACTTCAGCTAAAACATCCTGGTTCTTAATACTGtatttaattatgttatcatcttgctgtgacaaTGAACTGCTCTGTTTTAATTTtcgtacagtactgtacaacgTATAAGAGTGACGTTATCTGGTTATTGTTTACTCCTTACATAACACCTCTCTTAGCACCCAACAACTGTTAAAATATTCTTCAGACATTCCTATATAGTTTTGAACCAACACTACCTGGTCCTAAACACTGTTAGTACAAGAACATTTCAATTATGTTACTGTatcatcttgctgtgacaaGAAACTGCTTTAGTTTCATTATCGTACAACATATAAGTGacatcatttgtttgttttttactcgaaaataacacctctccaaTCATCTTGGTTCTAATCAGTTCAAGAGCATTTAAATGCCATTTTGatgttgctgtgacaaggaactgctttGTTGTAATTGTCGTACACCATATAAGAGTGACCTCATTTctcatttgtttgttgtttactcgtAAAGAACACCTCTCCAATCATCCAACATTGCGAAAAATGTTCCCAAATCccaggacatccctctacaacTTCAACCAACAAACCTTAGTACTCAATATGTGCaacaaaacttgttttttaGGCACTTTTTGAAGCCTAAC is a window of Apostichopus japonicus isolate 1M-3 chromosome 21, ASM3797524v1, whole genome shotgun sequence DNA encoding:
- the LOC139962750 gene encoding centrosomal protein 43-like isoform X2 — its product is MSADEDTELRDLVAQTLETSGVLGKIRAELRASVFLALEEQQHQQKKTSYINQELKTFLQSKDGLTVANLVLEFLNFFNLDFTAAVFNPEANLKGKCEKRAELRKRLNLESSESTEKKPLILELLEKTNQSQGQPKSLGTNLLHLSAAQIQDAKQKFEHYDKDKSGAIDKNELRNLFMDMFPHFHKNMLERYVNDEFSAGDSDFSSGIEFDEFLGMYKRLFILCRGVIAHHAGDMVPVAQRTPAIGSAQSDMKGPKVNGSTNLEKTSSANKNQNQSSLPQSRSRSSSEERDDFFDDPFVGSGTGLRLGRKAPVSSPPRSPSKGGGGLSSLSDAPSLFGPPGSLLGSPPITGKQAKSPDWKDLSEMDSKISRLNFDEPKNKSEEQRTPGDGNGKKSQSQDDGDDYEDDFQSSSPGSPSQEGRSHKSRGESMENSISEEIPEELSADDDFLASSQERMDDLTTDRSLSQFSQGGEIDYMEDVQLTK
- the LOC139962750 gene encoding centrosomal protein 43-like isoform X1 → MSADEDTELRDLVAQTLETSGVLGKIRAELRASVFLALEEQQHQQKKTSYINQELKTFLQSKDGLTVANLVLEFLNFFNLDFTAAVFNPEANLKGKCEKRAELRKRLNLESSESTEKKPLILELLEKTNQSQGQPKSLGTNLLGQQIPEHLSAAQIQDAKQKFEHYDKDKSGAIDKNELRNLFMDMFPHFHKNMLERYVNDEFSAGDSDFSSGIEFDEFLGMYKRLFILCRGVIAHHAGDMVPVAQRTPAIGSAQSDMKGPKVNGSTNLEKTSSANKNQNQSSLPQSRSRSSSEERDDFFDDPFVGSGTGLRLGRKAPVSSPPRSPSKGGGGLSSLSDAPSLFGPPGSLLGSPPITGKQAKSPDWKDLSEMDSKISRLNFDEPKNKSEEQRTPGDGNGKKSQSQDDGDDYEDDFQSSSPGSPSQEGRSHKSRGESMENSISEEIPEELSADDDFLASSQERMDDLTTDRSLSQFSQGGEIDYMEDVQLTK